ATTTCGCCTCCCTACAGCTAATACAAAGTTAAACAGCCCCATAGGTTGTCGCATACATACGGATGAAGGCATTTGCGGAGATGGTGAAGCCGGAATGGCATATGGTATCGGTGGCTCGGCTGCATTTGGCATGGTTTGTGATTTGGCTGAGTTGGTTGTCGGTATGGACCCCCTATGCACAGAATTAATCTGGGAAACGATGCATAAACGTACTTTCTGGGGTCAAAACGGTGGTTCTGTAGTATTTTCGGGTATTGCTGCGATTGACGTAGCGCTGTGGGATATCAAGGGCAAGTACTTCAATGTTCCCGTGTATCAATTACTCGGTGGCAAGGTACGGGACAAGCTTCGAACATACGCAAGCCAATTACAGTTTGGCTGGGGCCAAGTTGGTGTTTCAGAACATCTATGGGCAGTTACTCCTGAAGATTATGCCCACAATGTCAAACTTGCAATCAAAGAAGGGTTCGATGCTATCAAGATTGATTTTTTTGATCGCGATGAAGAAGGTAACCCTTTTCTTTTCCTCGATACAACCGGTTTGTTGACACCAAAAAAACTCAAAATGGTTGAAGCCCGAATGAAAGCAGCACGTGAAGCAGCCGGAGAAGATGTGGATATCATCATGGAAAACCATTCATATACTGATGCTCTAGGTGCTGTACAATTGGCCAGACTGGCCGAAAGATACAACATTATGGCTTTTGAAGAACCCAACTCACCAACAGTTCAGACAGTCGAGTATATTGCCAAGTACACTTCTGTTCCCATCGCAAATGGTGAGCGTTTGTTCTCCCGTTGGCAGTATCTGGAATATTTCAAAAAGAACTTGCTTCAGTTGGCACAACCAGATATCGGTAACTGCGGCGGTATTTCCGAAGTGAAAAAAATCTGTGATATGGCCCATGCTTTTGATGCTGGTATTCAGGTTCATGTGGCAGGCAGCCCTTTGGCAACCAATGCAGCATTGCATGTTGAATGTACCATTCCTAATTTTATCATCCATGAGCATCACACCTGTAATCGTATGAATACTTGTCTGGGATTGACAAAATACAATCTCCAACCTGAAAACGGGTTTTTTACTGTTCCGGAGTTGCCTGGTATCGGAAATGAATTTTTGCAATCAGCGATTGACAACGCAATTTTGTACAAAGTTATCAAGTAAAATCCTTGCATGAGCAGGTAAACCAAAAGGGGAAACATATGGGAATCAAAGTAATCAAGGAAGCAGCACCGAAATCAGGTACACTGGGAAGACCAGAGCTTTTTGCACTTGCAATCGGGCAAGTCATTGGAGCGGGTGTCATTACCCTAATTGTACCTGCTATTAAAATGACTGGGTACTCAGCTTGGCTCGCCTATTTTGCTGCAATCATCATTGGTTTTATTATGATATTGCCGACCGTCTTTATTTCGTCAACACTGCGTTTGGGTGGTGGAAACTATTCTATGCTCTGTGACCTTGCAGGTCCAACCGTTTCTGGTATTTTTGCATTTTCCTACCTGACTCAGTGTCTTTCGACTGCCCTCTTCGGGGTAGCAGCAGCAGCGTATCTGGGGGATGTGATTCCCGTCCTTGGAGGTCCCGTTGCAAGGGCAATTGTTGGCGTCTCGTTGTTGACTATTTTTTATGTGGTGAATATTAGAGGCATTGATATGATGGCAAAGGCACAAAAAGCGATGACTTGGATGTTGATTG
This is a stretch of genomic DNA from Sediminispirochaeta bajacaliforniensis DSM 16054. It encodes these proteins:
- a CDS encoding mandelate racemase/muconate lactonizing enzyme family protein, whose product is MKITEIEVFRLPTANTKLNSPIGCRIHTDEGICGDGEAGMAYGIGGSAAFGMVCDLAELVVGMDPLCTELIWETMHKRTFWGQNGGSVVFSGIAAIDVALWDIKGKYFNVPVYQLLGGKVRDKLRTYASQLQFGWGQVGVSEHLWAVTPEDYAHNVKLAIKEGFDAIKIDFFDRDEEGNPFLFLDTTGLLTPKKLKMVEARMKAAREAAGEDVDIIMENHSYTDALGAVQLARLAERYNIMAFEEPNSPTVQTVEYIAKYTSVPIANGERLFSRWQYLEYFKKNLLQLAQPDIGNCGGISEVKKICDMAHAFDAGIQVHVAGSPLATNAALHVECTIPNFIIHEHHTCNRMNTCLGLTKYNLQPENGFFTVPELPGIGNEFLQSAIDNAILYKVIK